Proteins from one Penicillium digitatum chromosome 2, complete sequence genomic window:
- a CDS encoding Peptidyl-prolyl cis-trans isomerase, putative codes for MSVTLHTTQGDLKVELFCEAVPQTAENFLALCACGAYNNTPFHRLIPGFMIQGGDISLGPAAHQTSTKPMLDFEIPKGGTSIYHPAAMNQEIHLPSLRHNARGILSMASRPVKDRTAPGCQGATGATINGSQFFITFVPAPHLDGASTVFGKVLNLSPQDEGGDVLANLEKANVKVDKKGKVSQPKEGDDFEAFKINNVTIHANPFAK; via the exons ATGTCTGTTACA TTACATACCACCCAAGGCGACCTCAAGGTCGAGCTTTTCTGCGAAGCAGTACCCCAGACCGCAGAGAACTTCCTCGCCCTCTGCGCATGTGGTGCATACAACAACACCCCATTTCACCGCCTCATCCCAGGATTCATGATCCAGGGCGGAGATATCTCTCTCGGGCCCGCCGCGCATCAAACAAGTACGAAACCAATGCTCGATTTCGAGATCCCAAAAGGCGGCACATCGATCTACCACCCGGCGGCAATGAACCAAGAAATCCATCTCCCGTCGCTGCGACACAACGCACGGGGCATTCTGTCTATGGCATCTCGCCCGGTGAAAGACAGGACAGCGCCTGGCTGCCAGGGCGCAACGGGCGCAACGATCAACGGGAGTCAATTCTTCATTACGTTCGTGCCGGCACCACATCTTGATGGCGCCAGTACTGTGTTTGGAAAGGTATTAAATTTGAGCCCCCAGGACGAAGGCGGTGATGTTCTTGCCAATCTCGAGAAGGCGAATGTAAAGGTCGACAAGAAGGGGAAAGTTTCTCAGCCCAAAGAGGGTGATGATTTTGAAGCATTCAAGATCAATAATGTGACTATCCACGCGAACCCCTTTGCGAAATGA
- a CDS encoding Ubiquitin-like activating enzyme (UbaB), putative, whose amino-acid sequence MRDSSLKRSLGVDLTRSLKESRVLLVGAGGIGCELLKNLVLTGFGEIHIIDLDTIDLSNLNRQFLFRHEHIKKSKALIAKEVAQKFRSDTKLEAYHANVMDAQFNISWFGSFNVVFNALDNIAARRHVNKMCLAANVPLIESGTTGFNGQVQVIQKSQTECYDCTPKETPKSFPVCTLRTNPTQPIHCIVWAKSYLLPELFGDSEDEAPEVDVSENADNANEIAELRKEALELKELRKSLGTEEAFQKIFDKVFRRDIIRLQSMEDMWKEREPPELLDFAQLQEESALIASTISTHDQVVWTLAENLSVFRDSLNRLTHRLKQLQEKCLPGQDSPILTFDKDDVDTLDFVTATANLRAAIFHLELKSKFDVKQMAGNIIPAIATTNAMTAGLCVLQSLKVFQNNLMHAKMVFLERSGARAINSYSLNPPNPGCEVCSPVVVRVEIDPELATLEHLIHGVLQMELGYGEEISVACGNILFYDSDFTDDLAEKLSDLGLKNESFITVKDTKKLDARVDIECLLMARIEPYSQNSKPATLQKMVEIPLKSVEPVEPAQPSTDPTATDDATVTGKRKRESSSDDVEQSSHDVKRVASASVPDSKGIEAIVLDDEEGGAIMIDD is encoded by the exons ATGCGGGATAGCTCTCTCAAGCGCTCCCTTGGGGTAGACCTCACCCGCTCCCTCAAAGAG TCACGCGTTCTTCTTGTCGGCGCAGGCGGCATCGGCTGTGAGCTTCTGAAAAACCTCGTCCTCACCGGGTTCGGCGAAATCCACATCATCGACCTTGACACCATTGATTTGAGCAACCTCAATCGTCAGTTCCTTTTTCGACATGAACATATCAAGAAATCAAAGGCCTTA ATTGCCAAGGAAGTTGCGCAAAAGTTCCGGTCTGACACAAAGCTCGAGGCCTATCATGCAAACGTCATGGATGCCCAGTTCAACATCTCGTGGTTCGGGTCCTTTAACGTTGTGTTTAATGCGCTGGATAACATCGCCGCAAGACGACATGTGAACAAGATGTGCCTTGCAGCCAATGTACCCTTGATCGAAAGTGGAACCACTGGCTTCAATGGTCAGGTTCAAGTCATTCAGAAG TCGCAAACCGAGTGTTATGATTGTACCCCAAAAGAAACTCCCAAGTCATTCCCCGTGTGTACGCTCCGCACCAACCCTACCCAGCCGATTCACTGCATCGTTTGGGCGAAGAGCTACCTCTTGCC GGAACTTTTCGGCGATAGCGAAGACGAGGCACCGGAGGTGGACGTCTCAGAAAACGCAGATAACG CAAATGAAATTGCAGAACTACGCAAGGAAGCTCTGGAGCTCAAAGAGTTGCGAAAATCGCTAGGCACCGAGGAAGCCTTCCAGAAGATCTTTGATAAAGTTTTTCGAAGGGACATAATACGATTACAGAGTATGGAGGATATGTGGAAGGAAAGGGAGCCACCAGAGCTCCTAGACTTTGCTCAACTCCAAGAAGAATCCGCTTTGATTGCCTCGACAATTTCCACGCATGACCAGGTAGTGTGGACACTGGCGGAGAATCTCAGCGTTTTCCGGGATAG CTTGAACCGGTTGACCCACCGTCTCAAGCAGCTTCAAGAAAAGTGCCTCCCGGGCCAAGACTCCCCGATCCTTACATTCGATAAAGATGATGTGGACACGTTGGACTTTGTTACCGCAACCGCTAATCTACGAGCTGCTATTTTTCACCTGGAACTCAAATCTAAGTTTGATGTCAAAC AGATGGCGGGCAATATCATTCCTGCCATTGCAACCACCAATGCTATGACGGCTGGACTGTGCGTTCTTCAGTCACTGAAGGTGTTTCAAAACAACTTGATGCATGCCAAAATG GTTTTCCTGGAGAGATCCGGTGCTCGGGCAATCAATTCGTACTCGTTGAACCCCCCAAACCCCGGTTGCGAAGTCTGCTCTCCTGTGGTGGTTCGGGTGGAAATTGACCCTGAGCTAGCAACCCTTGAACACCTCATCCACGGTGTTCTCCAGATGGAGCTCGGTTATGGTGAAGAGATTTCTGTTGCCTGTGGCAATATACTATTCTATGACTCCGACTTCACGGACGACCTGGCGGAAAAGCTGTCTGACCTAGGCCTCAAGAATGAGAGCTTCATCACGGTCAAAGATACGAAGAAACTGGATGCGCGAGTCGACATTGAATGCTTGCTCATGGCAAG AATCGAGCCATATTCCCAGAACTCCAAGCCCGCAACGCTGCAGAAGATGGTTGAGATACCCCTGAAGTCAGTGGAGCCAGTGGAGCCTGCGCAGCCTTCTACCGATCCAACAGCTACCGACGATGCAACTGTGACTGGGAAGCGCAAGCGTGAAAGCTCAAGTGATGATGTGGAGCAGAGCAGCCACGATGTTAAACGGGTCGCAAGCGCATCCGTTCCTGACTCCAAGGGCATTGAAGCTATTGTTCTTGACGATGAGGAGGGAGGTGCAATCATGATCGACGATTGA
- a CDS encoding UPF0553 protein: MILKQNVTGSSDPQSLCSYKLSCNVHTYANSEYSPMQINLTEAIGSKSRCGEKKPHRPLEGFEYPAQKNDQVEINSDDEADPELVELLRQHFGLGEKPKDAPPETKVLDGAQYVFDNAIDVAVSLAHTKEAAETIWRMMQKKEYSTHTWSEHELHPQTKDESTVDFIFTMDLLNFSFWSEEEEEPKRFCIEYRGKLWTGYWSLVAALQRALDEDIPITTPDFWVDEERCTDELLRHVFRSATDGEIPMFKERVQCLREAGEVLCEEFGGSFINCIDSANLSAAGLVNILTESFCCFRDETIFHGKKVRLYKRAQILVADLWACFNGEDFGEFHDIDKITMFADYRIPQMLHQLNCLRYAPKLENHIRDLKPIEPGSNWEIELRGTSIWCVELIKREIEKQHPEVKMNREKSPSKGPPGDDKSHESEDSDEKLKIEEKPRKTYGINAILIDFFLYDTMKSLEAEKNESIPHHRTRSIWY, encoded by the exons ATGATCCTAAAACAAAATGTTACTG GTAGTTCAGACCCGCAGAGCCTGTGTTCCTATAAACTAAGCTGCAACGTACACACCTATGCTAATAGCGAATACTCCCCGATGCAAATCAATCTCACTG AGGCCATCGGATCAAAATCTCGGTGTGGCGAGAAAAAACCACACAGGCCACTCGAAGG ATTCGAATATCCAG CCCAGAAAAATGATCAGGTCGAGATCAATTCCGACGATGAAGCCGACCCTGAGTTGGTAGAGCTTCTTCGCCAGCATTTCGGACTGGGCGAAAAGCCAAAAGATGCCCCGCCAGAAACCAAAGTGCTTGATGGGGCTCAGTATGTTTTCGACAATGCCATTGATGTTGCAGTCAGCCTTGCTCACACCAAAGAGGCTGCGGAAACTATATGGCGTATGATGCAGAAGAAAGAGTATTCCACACACACCTGGTCGGAGCATGAACTACACCCACAGACCAAAGATGAGAGCACAGTTGATTTCATTTTTACAATGGACTTGTTAAACTTCAGTTTCTGgtctgaggaagaggaagagccAAAACGATTCTGCATTGAGTATCGTGGCAAGCTGTGGACTGGTTATTGGAGTCTGGTTGCTGCACTACAACGAGCACTTGATGAAG ATATTCCAATCACAACCCCCGACTTCTGGGTGGATGAAGAAAGGTGCACGGACGAGCTACTCAGACATGTATTCCGTTCTGCAACAGATGGGGAGATTCCTATGTTCAAAGAACGAGTGCAATGTCTACGTGAAGCAGGCGAGGTTCTTTGCGAG GAGTTCGGCGGCAGCTTTATTAACTGCATTGATAGTGCTAACCTCTCCGCCGCAGGACTGGTCAACATCTTAACAGAGAGCTTTTGCTGCTTCCGCGACGAGACCATCTTCCACGGAAAGAAAGTGCGGCTCTACAAACGTGCTCAGATCCTGGTTGCCGATCTCTGGGCCTGTTTCAACGGCGAAGACTTTGGTGAATTCCATGACATTGACAAGATCACCATGTTTGCAG ACTACCGCATTCCACAGATGCTGCATCAGCTGAACTGTCTTCGCTACGCACCTAAATTGGAAAACCATATCCGTGACTTGAAGCCCATTGAACCAGGTTCAAACTGGGAGATCGAGCTTCGTGGAACCAGCATTTGGTGTGTTGAGTTGATCAAACGAGAGATCGAAAAACAACACCCGGAGGTCAAAATGAACCGCGAAAAGTCCCCTTCCAAGGGGCCTCCTGGCGACGATAAGAGCCATGAAAGTGAAGACTCGGatgagaaattgaaaattgaaGAGAAACCGCGAAAGACATATGGCATCAATGCGATCCTCATTGACTTTTTCTTGTACGACACAATGAAGAGCCTGGAGGCAGAGAAAAACGAGTCCATACCTCATCACCGGACGAGAAGCATTTGGTACTAA
- a CDS encoding Origin recognition complex, subunit 6 yields MNNRPVEQALSTLVPTHANDLPQELLSYAMSLVAQSRGFSSSLKPEEEIARPYACAEIACRRLTRILKLPPLLGHPPCPPRIYKKLYSYLDRSLTSSSTSIKRSVNGSVPGTPSRAGSAQTTPTKGTAARNTPSKAVGPTTRGLQNTPSRSTPLKRSISTANRLESPSKTARKATAPRTQDIHGSTIIPDAPGWVMTAIRTVCKILSTPAPRTNTWSRPPISRTLPPHIFSGVSSVLYLTSSMSNDEPGWDRESLDFLEPIVSINGSDKDDDFKELVYAMAVAVYFLVLARRRNPGPDAEADIEAQKMDKKTFIEMRQTALNSLGLKANDRRHRDDVDQWITLIMEQGWANGQEWFENIPYAGQLYGEDEEGRSYQDLDEEDATLRGVRPPKRSAAGSGTRISQSDHAPRGGLLPGLGTMMQDRVDWLCDDRQEDYVNWKADIMARIEGAAV; encoded by the exons ATGAACAATCGGCCAGTGGAGCAGGCGTTGAGCACATTGGTCCCAACTCATGCCAATGACCTCCCGCAAGAACTACTCAGCTATGCAATGTCACTAGTGGCACAGTCCCGGGGCTTCTCGAGTAGCCTGAAGCCGGAAGAGGAAATCGCTCGACCATATGCCTGCGCAGAAATTGCCTGCAGAAG GCTGACCCGAATTCTTAAACTTCCTCCGCTGCTCGGACATCCGCCATGTCCTCCGCGCATATACAAAAAGCTCTACTCATACCTTGACCGATCTCTCACATCAAGCTCCACTAGTATCAAACGCTCAGTAAATGGATCGGTTCCCGGAACTCCTTCACGCGCCGGTTCAGCGCAGACTACACCAACAAAAGGCACAGCAGCCAGGAACACCCCTTCCAAGGCAGTAGGGCCAACAACACGAGGACTACAGAATACACCTTCGAGGTCGACACCCTTGAAACGAAGTATAAGCACGGCAAACCGGCTCGAGAGCCCATCAAAAACAGCAAGAAAAGCTACAGCCCCCCGAACGCAGGACATCCATGGGTCAACCATCATTCCAGATGCCCCGGGTTGGGTAATGACAGCCATCCGGACTGTATGCAAGATTCTCTCCACTCCTGCTCCGCGCACAAACACCTGGTCCAGGCCTCCAATCTCGAGGACCCTGCCTCCGCATATCTTTTCTGGTGTGTCGTCCGTCCTCTATCTCACGTCGAGCATGTCCAACGACGAACCGGGGTGGGACCGGGAAAGCTTGGATTTCCTTGAGCCTATTGTGTCCATCAATGGTTCTGATAAGGACGATGATTTCAAAGAACTAGTCTACGCCATGGCTGTTGCTGTATACTTCCTTGTGCTCGCCCGTCGGCGTAACCCCGGGCCAGATGCAGAGGCGGATATCGAAGCGCAGAAAATGGACAAGAAGACTTTTATTGAAATGCGTCAGACCGCACTGAACAGCCTTGGGCTGAAGGCTAATGACCGGAGGCATCGTGATGATGTTGACCAATGGATCACTCTTATCATGGAGCAAGGATGGGCCAACGGTCAAGAATGGTTCGAGAATATCCCCTATGCTGGACAGCTCTATggcgaagacgaagaaggcAGGTCCTACCAAGATCTGGACGAAGAGGATGCGACACTCAGGGGTGTTAGGCCGCCTAAACGTTCGGCAGCTGGGAGTGGGACTCGTATCTCGCAGTCAGATCATGCTCCGCGTGGCGGTCTTTTGCCTGGACTGGGTACAATGATGCAGGATCGAGTTGACTGGTTGTGTGATGATCGTCAAGAGGATTATGTGAATTGGAAAGCGGACATCATGGCTCGCATCGAAGGTGCAGCTGTTTAA